A part of Streptomyces sp. NBC_01235 genomic DNA contains:
- a CDS encoding carbohydrate ABC transporter permease produces the protein MRHGKYRFIVGFLVLPLGLYALFVVWPFIQSIYYSFTDWTGLSPEFKMVGLDNYRRMLDDEIFWKSLRHSLLFAIVLPLVTISLALFFAFMINIGGRRRKGGPVISGVRGSSFYKIVYFFPQVLSIAIVALLFAFAYNPDSGAINSFLRGIGLDGVQPLWLGDPDLALWCVMAVLVWSTVGFFVVLFSAGMASIPADLYEAALLDGASRATTFFRVTLPLLWDTVQSGWVYMGILALGAESFAVVQIMTTGPGGPDYSTTVMVLYVYQKAFRDGQAAYATTIGVALLIVTLAFAAVVMRLGRRERLEY, from the coding sequence ATGCGGCACGGCAAATACCGGTTCATCGTGGGGTTCCTGGTTCTGCCCCTGGGACTGTACGCGCTCTTCGTGGTGTGGCCGTTCATCCAGTCCATCTACTACTCGTTCACGGACTGGACCGGCCTGAGCCCAGAATTCAAGATGGTCGGACTGGACAATTACCGGAGGATGCTGGACGACGAGATCTTCTGGAAGTCCTTGCGGCACAGCTTGCTGTTCGCGATCGTGCTGCCGCTGGTGACGATCAGTCTGGCGCTGTTCTTCGCCTTCATGATCAATATCGGTGGACGGAGAAGGAAGGGCGGCCCGGTGATCTCCGGCGTCCGGGGCTCCTCCTTCTATAAGATCGTCTACTTTTTTCCGCAGGTGTTGTCGATCGCCATCGTCGCGCTGCTGTTCGCCTTCGCCTACAACCCGGACAGCGGTGCGATCAACTCGTTCCTGCGCGGGATCGGACTGGACGGCGTCCAGCCTCTCTGGCTCGGCGACCCGGACCTCGCGCTGTGGTGCGTGATGGCGGTGCTCGTCTGGTCCACGGTCGGTTTCTTCGTGGTCCTGTTCTCGGCGGGCATGGCCTCCATCCCGGCGGACCTGTACGAGGCCGCGCTGCTGGACGGCGCGAGCCGGGCCACGACGTTCTTCCGGGTCACCCTGCCCCTGCTCTGGGACACGGTGCAGTCCGGCTGGGTCTACATGGGCATCCTCGCCCTGGGTGCCGAGTCCTTCGCGGTCGTGCAGATCATGACGACCGGGCCCGGCGGCCCCGACTACTCGACCACCGTCATGGTCCTGTACGTGTACCAGAAGGCGTTCCGGGACGGTCAGGCCGCCTACGCCACCACCATCGGCGTCGCCCTGCTCATCGTGACGCTGGCCTTCGCCGCGGTCGTGATGCGGCTGGGGCGGCGCGAGCGGCTGGAGTACTGA
- a CDS encoding carbohydrate ABC transporter permease produces MKTTQTPAPLPAGSGSGVPVTKVDLASGQPPTEKKTEGKVLNVFSHGILVIWAVMVVLPLLWAVMTSFKDDSSIFGSPWSLPDKLHFDNFSRAWTEANMSDYFLNTVLVVGGSLIGTLVLGSMAAYVLARFDFPGNRFIYYLFIGGMSFPIMLALVPLFYVVNNMGLLNSLHGLILVYIAYSLPFTVFFLTAFFRTLPTSVAEAAFVDGASHSRTFFQIMLPMAKPGLISVGIFNFLGQWNQYMLPTVLNTDPDKRVLTQGLVQLAVSQGYKGDWSGLFAGLVMAMLPVLAAYIVFQRQVVQGLTAGALK; encoded by the coding sequence TTGAAGACGACACAAACCCCCGCCCCTCTGCCGGCCGGGTCGGGCTCCGGTGTTCCCGTCACGAAGGTCGACCTGGCCTCCGGACAACCGCCCACGGAGAAGAAGACGGAAGGAAAGGTCCTCAACGTCTTTTCCCACGGCATCCTGGTCATCTGGGCGGTCATGGTCGTGCTGCCGTTGCTCTGGGCGGTGATGACCTCCTTCAAGGACGACAGCTCCATCTTCGGCTCGCCCTGGTCGCTGCCGGACAAGCTGCACTTCGACAACTTCTCGCGGGCCTGGACCGAGGCCAACATGAGCGACTACTTCCTGAACACCGTTCTGGTGGTGGGCGGTTCGCTCATCGGTACCCTGGTCCTCGGCTCCATGGCGGCCTATGTCCTGGCGCGCTTCGACTTCCCGGGCAACCGCTTCATCTACTACCTCTTCATCGGCGGTATGAGCTTCCCGATCATGCTGGCGCTGGTCCCGCTGTTCTACGTCGTGAACAACATGGGCCTGCTGAACTCCCTCCACGGCCTGATCCTGGTCTACATCGCCTACTCGCTGCCGTTCACGGTGTTCTTCCTGACGGCGTTCTTCCGCACGTTGCCGACGTCGGTGGCGGAGGCGGCTTTCGTGGACGGCGCCTCGCACAGCCGTACGTTCTTCCAGATCATGCTGCCCATGGCCAAGCCCGGCCTGATCAGCGTCGGCATCTTCAACTTCCTGGGCCAGTGGAACCAGTACATGCTGCCCACGGTCCTCAACACCGACCCCGACAAGCGCGTCCTCACCCAGGGCCTGGTCCAACTGGCCGTCAGCCAGGGCTACAAGGGTGACTGGTCGGGCCTCTTCGCGGGCCTGGTGATGGCGATGCTGCCGGTGCTGGCCGCCTACATCGTCTTCCAGCGTCAGGTGGTGCAGGGGCTGACCGCGGGGGCGCTGAAGTAG
- a CDS encoding ROK family transcriptional regulator, which yields METPGSQSSLHRANLERVVRAVRLAGSLTQAEIARTTGLSAATVSNIVRELKDGGTVEVTPTSAGGRRARSVSLSGDAGIVIGVDFGHTHLRVAVGNLAHQVLAEESEPLDVDASSTQGFDRAEQLVNRLIEATGVDRTKVAGVGLGVPGPIDLESGTLGSSAILPGWIGTRPAEEMRGRLGVPVHVDNDANLGALGEMVWGSGRGVRDLAYIKVASGVGAGLVIEGKIYRGPGGTAGEIGHITLDESGPVCRCGNRGCLETFAAARYVLPLLQSSHGTDLTMEGVVRLARDGDPGCRRVIADVGRHIGSGVANLCNLLNPSRVVLGGDLAEAGELVLGPIRESVGRYAIPSAARQLSVLPGALGGRAEVLGALALALSEMGDSTLLDGTLHAATPAFT from the coding sequence GTGGAGACTCCGGGGTCGCAGTCGTCACTGCACCGAGCCAACCTGGAGCGAGTCGTACGCGCCGTGCGTCTGGCCGGGTCCCTCACGCAGGCGGAGATCGCCCGCACGACGGGTCTGTCCGCCGCGACCGTCTCCAATATCGTGCGCGAGCTCAAGGACGGCGGCACCGTCGAGGTGACGCCCACCTCGGCCGGCGGACGAAGGGCCCGAAGCGTCAGTCTGAGCGGCGACGCGGGCATCGTCATAGGGGTCGATTTCGGCCATACTCACCTGCGTGTCGCGGTGGGCAACCTGGCCCATCAGGTCCTCGCCGAGGAGTCCGAGCCACTGGATGTGGACGCCTCCTCGACACAGGGCTTCGACCGGGCGGAACAGCTGGTCAACCGGCTGATCGAGGCCACCGGGGTGGACCGTACGAAGGTCGCGGGAGTCGGTCTCGGCGTACCCGGACCGATCGATCTGGAGTCCGGCACGCTCGGTTCGTCCGCCATCCTGCCCGGCTGGATCGGCACCAGACCGGCCGAGGAGATGAGAGGCCGGCTCGGCGTTCCCGTGCACGTGGACAACGACGCCAACCTCGGCGCCCTCGGCGAGATGGTCTGGGGCAGCGGCAGAGGCGTACGTGATCTTGCCTACATCAAGGTCGCGAGCGGTGTCGGCGCGGGCCTGGTGATCGAGGGGAAGATCTACCGGGGCCCCGGCGGAACTGCAGGAGAAATCGGACATATTACACTTGATGAATCCGGCCCTGTCTGCCGCTGCGGAAACCGGGGCTGCCTGGAGACCTTCGCGGCCGCGCGCTACGTGCTGCCGCTCCTCCAGTCCAGTCACGGCACGGATCTGACGATGGAAGGTGTCGTGCGGCTGGCCAGGGACGGAGATCCGGGCTGCCGTCGGGTGATCGCCGACGTCGGCCGACACATCGGCAGTGGAGTCGCCAATCTCTGCAACCTGTTGAACCCGAGCCGGGTGGTCCTGGGCGGTGATCTCGCCGAGGCCGGTGAGCTGGTGCTCGGGCCGATCAGGGAGTCCGTCGGCCGCTATGCGATCCCGAGTGCGGCGCGTCAACTCTCCGTTCTCCCGGGGGCACTTGGAGGCCGTGCCGAGGTGCTCGGAGCGCTCGCTCTCGCACTGAGCGAGATGGGCGATTCCACCCTTTTGGACGGTACGCTGCACGCAGCGACACCTGCCTTCACTTAG
- a CDS encoding sugar ABC transporter substrate-binding protein yields MNATMRRVVIGATAVSMALSIAACGKAGDKGSDSGSSSSGDKSIGLLLPDSVTARYEKFDKPYFDAKVKALCSDCKLEYANAAADPAKQAQQVSNMVTKGVKVIVISAQDSAAIKSSIQSAVDKGVKVVAYDRLAQGPVSAYVSFDNVKVGELQGQALLDALGAKATTASKVVMINGDDADPNAAQFKEGAHKILDGKVTIAYEQSGLWKDTVAAQKMSAAITQLGAKNIAGVYAANDGMAGGIANTLKGAKISNIPLTGQDAELAAIQRIVAGTQSATVYKAYKPEAETAAQLAVNLLEGKDIKSLATATLTSGSGDKVPSQLLTPVSVTKANIKDTVVKDGLFTVADICTAEYAAACKAAGLQ; encoded by the coding sequence ATGAACGCAACGATGCGTAGAGTCGTGATCGGCGCCACCGCCGTGTCCATGGCGCTGTCGATTGCCGCGTGCGGCAAGGCCGGCGACAAGGGCAGCGACTCCGGCAGCAGCAGCTCGGGCGACAAGTCCATCGGCCTGCTGCTCCCCGACAGCGTGACGGCGCGGTACGAGAAGTTCGACAAGCCGTACTTCGACGCCAAGGTCAAGGCGCTCTGCTCCGACTGCAAGCTCGAGTACGCGAACGCCGCGGCCGACCCGGCCAAGCAGGCCCAGCAGGTCAGCAACATGGTCACCAAGGGCGTGAAGGTCATCGTGATCTCCGCCCAGGACTCCGCCGCGATCAAGTCCTCGATCCAGTCCGCGGTGGACAAGGGTGTCAAGGTCGTCGCCTACGACCGCCTCGCCCAGGGTCCGGTCAGCGCCTACGTCTCCTTCGACAACGTCAAGGTCGGCGAGCTCCAGGGTCAGGCCCTGCTCGACGCCCTCGGCGCCAAGGCGACCACCGCGTCCAAGGTCGTCATGATCAACGGTGACGACGCCGACCCGAACGCCGCGCAGTTCAAGGAAGGCGCGCACAAGATCCTCGACGGCAAGGTCACCATCGCCTACGAGCAGTCCGGCCTCTGGAAGGACACCGTCGCCGCCCAGAAGATGTCCGCGGCCATCACCCAGCTGGGCGCCAAGAACATCGCGGGCGTCTACGCCGCCAACGACGGCATGGCCGGTGGCATCGCCAACACCCTCAAGGGTGCGAAGATCAGCAACATCCCGCTGACCGGTCAGGACGCCGAGCTCGCGGCCATCCAGCGCATCGTCGCCGGTACCCAGTCCGCCACGGTCTACAAGGCCTACAAGCCCGAGGCCGAGACCGCCGCCCAGCTCGCGGTCAACCTGCTGGAGGGCAAGGACATCAAGTCCCTGGCCACCGCCACGCTGACCAGCGGCTCCGGCGACAAGGTGCCCTCCCAGCTGCTGACCCCGGTGTCGGTCACCAAGGCCAACATCAAGGACACGGTCGTCAAGGACGGGCTGTTCACCGTCGCCGACATCTGCACCGCCGAGTACGCCGCCGCCTGCAAGGCCGCCGGTCTCCAGTAG
- a CDS encoding ATP-binding cassette domain-containing protein has product MVHVSATPVLALRGVSKRFGAVQALTDVELEVHAGEVVALVGDNGAGKSTLVKTIAGVHPIDEGVIEWEGKPVSINKPHDAQGLGVATVYQDLALCDNLDVVGNLYLGRELLRRGVIDEVTMEKNSRELLSTLSIRIPSVRIPIASLSGGQRQVVAIARALIGDPKVVILDEPTAALGVEQTAQVLDLVERLRERNLAVILISHNMADVKAVADTVAVLRLGKNNGSFPVKDTSHEEIIAAITGATDNAVTRRAGRRTAEAAK; this is encoded by the coding sequence ATGGTTCACGTGTCCGCTACGCCCGTGCTGGCGTTGCGCGGAGTCTCCAAGCGATTCGGTGCGGTGCAGGCACTCACCGACGTCGAGCTGGAGGTCCACGCCGGAGAAGTGGTCGCCCTGGTGGGCGACAACGGCGCAGGAAAGTCCACCCTGGTCAAGACGATCGCGGGTGTCCACCCCATCGATGAGGGCGTCATCGAGTGGGAGGGCAAGCCCGTCAGCATCAACAAGCCGCACGACGCCCAGGGACTCGGCGTCGCGACCGTCTACCAGGACCTCGCCCTCTGCGACAACCTCGACGTGGTCGGCAACCTCTACCTCGGGCGCGAGCTGCTGCGCCGCGGCGTCATCGACGAGGTGACGATGGAGAAGAACTCCCGGGAACTGCTGTCCACGCTCTCCATCCGCATCCCGAGCGTCCGCATCCCGATCGCGAGCCTTTCCGGCGGTCAGCGCCAGGTCGTCGCCATCGCCCGCGCGCTGATCGGTGACCCGAAGGTCGTCATCCTCGACGAGCCCACCGCCGCCCTCGGTGTCGAGCAGACCGCGCAGGTCCTCGACCTGGTCGAGCGGCTGCGCGAGCGCAACCTCGCTGTCATCCTCATCAGCCACAACATGGCCGACGTCAAGGCGGTCGCGGACACCGTCGCCGTCCTGCGTCTGGGCAAGAACAACGGCTCCTTCCCCGTGAAGGACACCAGCCACGAAGAGATCATCGCCGCGATCACGGGTGCCACGGACAACGCCGTGACCCGTCGTGCGGGGCGTCGCACCGCGGAGGCGGCAAAGTGA
- a CDS encoding sugar ABC transporter permease — protein MSDTSKTVKSDSSQPGKVEKTEGVIEDQNTVAPADDPTAAPVTVVDPRLLVREEGLKGYVTEFKRKVKGGELGQIPVVLGLIIIWTIFQLKNDRFLSADNLSNISYFMSATGMLAIGLVFVLLLGEIDLSVGSVSGLASALFAVFVVDHSMNPWFSLILTIITGTAIGALHGWFFAKIGVPAFVVTLAGLLAWNGLMLWLLGSSGTINLPSDSGPIHLFGQNSFFMDQAIIGAYILAGLAVVLSLIGNFGEQRRRRAAGVPFRATGEILLRVGLLALAAFVSAAVLNNASGVSNALVIFLAALVIVDFVLRRTTYGRKVFAVGGGIEAARRAGINVPMVRITVFAISGGFAAVGGMFFAGQTAGASLSAGAGDTLMLAIAAAVIGGTSLFGGRGTVWSALLGMLVIQSIRTGLDLLNMNTSIQYMITGGVLLGAVVIDSVSRRSQMAAGRS, from the coding sequence GTGAGCGACACGTCCAAGACCGTGAAGAGCGATTCCTCCCAGCCCGGGAAGGTCGAGAAGACCGAGGGCGTGATCGAGGACCAGAACACCGTCGCCCCCGCCGACGACCCGACGGCCGCGCCCGTCACCGTCGTCGACCCGCGTCTGCTGGTCCGCGAAGAGGGCCTCAAGGGCTACGTCACCGAGTTCAAGCGCAAGGTCAAGGGCGGCGAGCTGGGCCAGATCCCGGTCGTCCTCGGTCTGATCATCATCTGGACCATCTTCCAGCTGAAGAACGACCGCTTCCTGAGCGCCGACAACCTGTCCAACATCAGCTACTTCATGTCGGCCACCGGTATGCTCGCCATCGGCCTGGTGTTCGTGCTGCTGCTCGGCGAGATCGACCTGTCGGTCGGTTCCGTCAGCGGTCTGGCGTCCGCGCTGTTCGCCGTGTTCGTGGTGGACCACAGCATGAACCCCTGGTTCTCGCTGATCCTGACGATCATCACCGGCACCGCCATCGGCGCCCTGCACGGATGGTTCTTCGCGAAGATCGGCGTACCGGCCTTCGTGGTGACCCTGGCCGGCCTCCTCGCCTGGAACGGTCTGATGCTGTGGCTGCTGGGCTCCAGCGGCACGATCAACCTGCCGTCGGACTCCGGTCCGATCCACCTGTTCGGCCAGAACTCCTTCTTCATGGACCAGGCCATCATCGGTGCGTACATCCTGGCCGGTCTCGCCGTCGTGCTGTCCCTGATCGGCAACTTCGGAGAGCAGCGCCGCCGCCGGGCGGCGGGCGTGCCGTTCCGCGCGACCGGCGAGATCCTGCTGCGCGTGGGCCTGCTCGCCCTCGCGGCGTTCGTGTCCGCCGCCGTGCTGAACAACGCGTCCGGTGTCTCCAACGCGCTGGTCATCTTCCTGGCGGCGCTGGTGATCGTGGACTTCGTGCTGCGTCGTACGACGTACGGCCGCAAGGTGTTCGCGGTCGGCGGCGGCATCGAGGCCGCCCGCCGTGCCGGTATCAACGTGCCGATGGTCCGGATCACCGTGTTCGCCATCTCCGGCGGCTTCGCGGCGGTCGGCGGCATGTTCTTCGCGGGCCAGACCGCGGGCGCGTCGCTGAGCGCCGGCGCCGGCGACACCCTGATGCTCGCCATCGCGGCGGCCGTCATCGGTGGCACCAGCCTCTTCGGCGGGCGCGGTACCGTCTGGTCCGCCCTCCTGGGCATGCTGGTCATCCAGTCCATCCGGACCGGTCTGGACCTGCTGAACATGAACACCTCGATCCAGTACATGATCACCGGTGGTGTTCTGCTCGGCGCGGTCGTCATCGACTCCGTCTCCCGTAGGAGTCAGATGGCCGCCGGTCGCAGCTAG